From Choloepus didactylus isolate mChoDid1 chromosome 25 unlocalized genomic scaffold, mChoDid1.pri SUPER_25_unloc1, whole genome shotgun sequence, a single genomic window includes:
- the POLR2E gene encoding DNA-directed RNA polymerases I, II, and III subunit RPABC1 — translation MDDEEETYRLWKIRKTIMQLCHDRGYLVTQDELDQTLEEFKAQFGDKPSEGRPRRTDLTVLVAHNDDPTDQMFVFFPEEPKVGIKTIKVYCQRMQEENITRALIVVQQGMTPSAKQSLVDMAPKYVLEQFLQQELLINITEHELVPEHVVMTKEEVTELLARYKLRENQLPRIQAGDPVARYFGIKRGQVVKIIRPSETAGRYITYRLVQ, via the exons ATGGACGACGAGGAGGAGACGTACCGGCTCTGGAAGATCCGCAAGACCATCATGCAG CTGTGCCACGACCGCGGCTACCTGGTGACCCAGGACGAGCTGGACCAGACGCTGGAGGAGTTCAAAGCCCAGTTTGGGGACAAGCCCAGTGAAGGGCGGCCACGGCGCACAGACCTCACTGTGCTGGTGGCCCACAACGACGACCCCACCGACCAGATGTTCGTCTTCTTCCCGG AGGAGCCAAAGGTTGGCATCAAGACCATCAAGGTGTACTGCCAGCGCATGCAGGAGGAGAACATCACGCGGGCCCTCATCGTGGTGCAGCAGGGCATGACGCCCTCGGCGAAGCAG TCCCTGGTCGACATGGCCCCCAAATATGTCCTGGAGCAGTTCCTGCAGCAGGAGCTGCTCATCAACATCACGGAGCACGAG CTGGTCCCAGAGCACGTGGTCATGACCAAGGAGGAGGTGACGGAGCTGCTGGCTCGCTA TAAACTCCGCGAGAACCAGCTGCCCAGGATCCAGGCGGGAGACCCCGTGGCCCGCTACTTCGGGATAAAGCGAGGGCAG GTGGTGAAGATCATCCGGCCCAGCGAGACGGCGGGCAGGTACATCACCTACCGGCTCGTGCAGTAG